From Halostella salina, one genomic window encodes:
- a CDS encoding thiolase family protein yields the protein MASDTTPVVVRAYRTPQGKEDGVFADVRSEDLSIPLINEILADTGLSGEEIDDLMWGCAQQREEQDNNLARVIALLSDLGEDVPGTTINRWCASSMQTIISASDAIRAGQRDAIIAGGVESMSRVEMGESHGYIHPRMAEEYNVGELQMGMTAEAVADRFDVSREEQDEYAARSQQRAVAATEEGRFDDEIIPIETEDGTVDEDEGLRPGTTAEKLAELPTVFKSDGSVTPGNASQISDGAAATLVTSEAFAEEHGLEVMATIGSNNVVGVDPRIMGVGPVPATEGLLERTGRSIDDYDLVELNEAFASQTLYSQEQLGVPDDKFNVNGGAIAIGHPLGASGARLPVTLLHELEKRDGDRGLATLCVGFGQGAAIEFERE from the coding sequence ATGGCAAGCGACACCACGCCCGTCGTCGTGAGGGCGTACCGAACGCCGCAAGGAAAGGAGGACGGCGTCTTCGCCGACGTGCGGAGCGAGGACCTGTCGATCCCGCTGATCAACGAGATCCTCGCCGACACCGGGCTCTCCGGCGAGGAGATAGACGACCTGATGTGGGGCTGTGCCCAGCAGCGCGAGGAGCAGGACAACAACCTCGCCCGCGTCATCGCGCTCCTGTCGGACCTGGGCGAGGACGTGCCCGGAACCACGATCAACCGCTGGTGCGCGTCGTCGATGCAGACGATCATCTCCGCCTCCGACGCCATCCGGGCCGGGCAGCGCGACGCGATCATCGCGGGCGGCGTCGAGTCGATGTCCCGCGTCGAGATGGGCGAGAGCCACGGCTACATCCACCCGCGGATGGCCGAGGAGTACAACGTCGGCGAACTCCAGATGGGGATGACCGCCGAGGCGGTCGCCGACCGGTTCGACGTGTCCCGCGAGGAGCAGGACGAATACGCCGCCCGGAGCCAGCAGCGCGCCGTCGCCGCGACCGAGGAGGGCCGCTTCGACGACGAGATCATCCCCATCGAGACGGAGGACGGCACGGTCGACGAGGACGAGGGCCTCCGCCCCGGCACTACCGCCGAGAAGCTCGCCGAACTGCCGACCGTGTTCAAGAGCGACGGGAGCGTCACGCCGGGCAACGCCTCCCAGATCAGCGACGGCGCGGCCGCCACGCTCGTCACGAGCGAGGCGTTCGCCGAGGAGCACGGGCTGGAGGTCATGGCCACCATCGGATCGAACAACGTCGTCGGCGTCGACCCGCGGATCATGGGCGTCGGTCCGGTGCCCGCGACGGAGGGGCTGCTGGAGCGCACGGGGCGCTCCATCGACGACTACGACCTCGTGGAGCTGAACGAGGCGTTCGCCAGCCAGACGCTCTACAGCCAGGAACAGCTCGGCGTCCCGGACGACAAGTTCAACGTCAACGGCGGCGCGATCGCCATCGGCCACCCGCTCGGAGCCAGCGGCGCGCGCCTCCCCGTGACGCTGCTGCACGAACTGGAGAAGCGCGACGGCGACCGCGGGCTGGCGACGCTCTGTGTCGGCTTCGGCCAGGGCGCGGCGATCGAGTTCGAGCGGGAGTAG
- a CDS encoding DUF5787 family protein, which produces MREFGFELALCARLEDDETLVARQLGGGVVAPANRVLDVVTVTPGPEFRDRALVTPERIPALAIESDVGPGRFRYWKDAFDCHPERARDAVERAVEVGFFERERRGGRDYVRQVTRYPDWFGRLRAIENKPDLGSPGDLSTQLRKDASLALVDEVVLATASHVTRAHLNRIPDPVGVWRVDPDDGVAVVREPDRLPVDGTGIELLERRAGRSDVRPVTAAEKARYRRRLAERAYGKGWRPDEFPACARAAVESGGVPHCDWHGRVVDPKNECGPSCPGHAPDDDPAVDAAAERDDRSPWVADPDGVSRRQAGLDRFG; this is translated from the coding sequence GTGCGGGAGTTCGGCTTCGAACTGGCGCTGTGTGCCCGCCTGGAGGACGACGAGACGCTCGTCGCCCGCCAGCTGGGCGGCGGGGTCGTCGCGCCGGCGAACCGCGTCCTCGACGTGGTGACGGTGACGCCCGGTCCCGAGTTCCGCGACCGCGCACTGGTCACCCCCGAGCGGATCCCGGCACTCGCCATCGAGAGCGACGTGGGTCCCGGCCGGTTTCGCTACTGGAAGGACGCGTTCGACTGCCATCCGGAGCGCGCCCGGGACGCCGTCGAGCGCGCCGTCGAAGTCGGCTTCTTCGAACGCGAGCGTCGCGGCGGCCGCGACTACGTCCGGCAGGTTACCCGCTACCCGGACTGGTTCGGCCGGCTCCGCGCCATCGAGAACAAGCCCGATCTGGGCTCGCCGGGCGACCTCTCCACGCAACTGCGGAAGGACGCCAGCCTCGCGCTGGTCGACGAAGTCGTCCTCGCCACCGCGAGCCACGTCACCCGGGCGCATCTGAACCGGATCCCCGACCCGGTCGGCGTCTGGCGGGTCGACCCCGACGACGGGGTCGCGGTCGTCCGGGAGCCGGACCGACTGCCCGTCGACGGGACGGGGATCGAACTGCTGGAGCGCCGGGCCGGCCGCAGCGACGTTCGGCCGGTCACCGCCGCGGAGAAGGCGCGCTACCGCCGCCGGCTGGCCGAGCGCGCCTACGGCAAGGGGTGGCGGCCCGACGAGTTCCCGGCCTGCGCCCGGGCCGCGGTCGAGTCGGGCGGCGTCCCACACTGCGACTGGCACGGACGCGTCGTCGACCCGAAAAACGAGTGTGGGCCGTCGTGTCCGGGCCACGCGCCCGACGACGACCCGGCAGTCGACGCCGCGGCCGAGCGCGACGACCGGTCACCGTGGGTCGCGGACCCCGACGGCGTCAGCCGGCGACAGGCCGGGTTGGACCGGTTCGGCTAG
- a CDS encoding winged helix-turn-helix domain-containing protein, with amino-acid sequence MSEAGEPGDSSILDCDDCMTPAEAFAVVGNETRLSILEALWRADERPVSFSDLRKSVGMRDSAQFNYHLDKLRGQFVRRTDEGYTFRHAGWAVIHAIQAGSLNEQPEIDPFEVAGDCSDCGGALAARYRDERIVVDCVECARTHANYPFPPGGLDGRTTEEVMAAFNQRVRHLHCLMADGVCPECSGTVETTIERDPASHDLDVAVRHECQRCRHQLVTSVGQVLLDHAEIVSFYRDHGVDLNQVPFWTLDWCTDDEYTTVVDDDPWRIRLDVPIDGPEGTAAGECEGERLTLTVDEALVVTEVERSPATNTATRP; translated from the coding sequence ATGAGCGAGGCCGGCGAGCCCGGCGATTCGAGCATCCTCGACTGCGACGACTGCATGACGCCGGCGGAGGCCTTTGCCGTCGTCGGCAACGAGACGCGGCTCTCGATACTGGAGGCGCTCTGGCGCGCCGACGAGCGACCGGTGAGCTTCTCGGACCTGCGAAAGTCGGTCGGGATGCGCGACAGCGCACAGTTCAACTACCACCTCGACAAGCTCCGGGGGCAGTTCGTCCGCCGGACCGACGAGGGGTACACGTTCCGTCACGCGGGCTGGGCCGTGATCCACGCCATCCAGGCCGGGTCGCTGAACGAACAGCCCGAGATCGACCCCTTCGAGGTCGCGGGCGACTGCAGCGACTGCGGCGGCGCGCTCGCCGCCCGCTACCGGGACGAGCGCATCGTCGTCGACTGCGTGGAGTGTGCACGGACCCACGCGAACTATCCGTTCCCGCCCGGCGGTCTCGACGGCCGGACGACGGAGGAGGTGATGGCGGCGTTCAACCAGCGCGTGCGCCACCTCCACTGCCTGATGGCCGACGGCGTCTGCCCGGAGTGCAGCGGCACCGTCGAGACGACGATCGAACGCGACCCCGCCAGCCACGACCTCGACGTCGCCGTCCGCCACGAGTGCCAGCGCTGTCGCCACCAGCTCGTCACCTCCGTCGGGCAGGTGCTGCTCGACCACGCGGAGATCGTCTCGTTCTACCGCGACCACGGCGTCGACCTGAACCAGGTGCCGTTCTGGACGCTCGACTGGTGTACCGACGACGAGTACACGACCGTCGTGGACGACGACCCCTGGCGGATCCGCCTCGACGTGCCCATCGACGGCCCGGAGGGGACGGCGGCGGGCGAGTGCGAGGGCGAGCGCCTGACGCTCACGGTCGACGAGGCCCTCGTCGTCACCGAGGTCGAGCGGTCGCCCGCCACGAACACCGCGACCCGGCCCTGA
- a CDS encoding S9 family peptidase, producing the protein MADSDRLEAIARLPTVAHPTPSPDGDTLAFYWDESGRNELYLRDLDTGAVTRISDGEVPRDATMPLFWAGDGERVFYHRDDGGDEQYDLYAADRDGDHEPVVELDGQNRVVDTGPDGRVLLFLSTAPGQLNLHRYDAETGAVDQLTDREVPVYDGGLSPDGDRVAYFTPDPENLDNYRAWVADADGSDARELAFGTDDSESAVVDWHPDGDRLLVGDDESGVHRIGVYDLADDAVRWLSPGDHPESADAFTPDGSRVVGTRNRDAATVPVVYDVADGTGRELDLPLGFTHPVSMGSTADPFVDDALVLRHETAADRPAVLRYDLSTDESETLHEPEYGDFEPDDFVDAEYVTFDSEDGLEVGGLLYDSGERPSPGVVEVHGGPHFQSQRRFNVHVQFLVSEGYTVLRPNYRGSTGRGREFKRAIRGDWGGKEQADIAAAGRWLKARDWVDADRVAVMGGSYGGYAAYCQLVQYPTLWAAAVPWVGITDLHALYEEDMPHFKTTLRQQMGDPEANHDLWRERSPVEHVGNVERPFCVVHGVNDPRCPVSQARLFRDAVEDELGWTAGREFAYHELDEEGHGSSDQDQKVRTFRHIADFLDERV; encoded by the coding sequence ATGGCCGACAGCGACCGCCTCGAAGCGATCGCCCGCCTGCCGACCGTCGCCCACCCCACCCCGTCGCCCGACGGCGACACCCTCGCGTTCTACTGGGACGAGTCGGGGCGCAACGAACTCTACCTGCGCGACCTCGACACCGGCGCAGTGACGCGGATCAGCGACGGCGAAGTGCCGCGCGACGCGACGATGCCGCTCTTCTGGGCCGGCGACGGCGAGCGCGTGTTCTACCACCGCGACGACGGCGGCGACGAGCAGTACGACCTCTACGCCGCCGACCGCGACGGCGACCACGAACCTGTCGTCGAACTCGACGGCCAGAACCGGGTCGTCGACACCGGTCCGGACGGACGGGTCCTCCTGTTCCTCTCGACCGCGCCCGGGCAGCTGAACCTCCACCGCTACGACGCCGAAACCGGCGCGGTCGACCAGTTGACCGACCGCGAGGTGCCGGTGTACGACGGGGGGCTCTCGCCCGACGGCGACCGGGTGGCGTACTTCACGCCCGACCCCGAGAACCTCGACAACTACCGCGCGTGGGTCGCCGACGCCGACGGCTCCGACGCCCGCGAACTGGCGTTCGGGACGGACGACTCGGAGTCCGCGGTGGTCGACTGGCACCCCGACGGCGACCGACTGCTCGTCGGCGACGACGAAAGCGGCGTCCACCGGATCGGCGTGTACGACCTCGCTGACGACGCGGTGCGGTGGCTCTCCCCCGGCGACCACCCCGAGAGCGCGGACGCGTTCACGCCGGACGGGAGCCGTGTCGTCGGGACCCGAAACCGCGACGCGGCGACCGTCCCGGTCGTCTACGACGTGGCCGACGGAACCGGCCGCGAACTCGACCTCCCGCTCGGCTTCACCCACCCCGTCTCGATGGGGTCGACCGCCGACCCGTTCGTCGACGACGCGCTCGTGCTTCGCCACGAAACCGCCGCCGACCGCCCAGCCGTCCTCCGGTACGACCTCTCGACCGACGAGTCCGAGACCCTCCACGAGCCGGAGTACGGGGACTTCGAGCCCGACGACTTCGTCGACGCCGAGTACGTCACGTTCGACTCCGAGGACGGCCTGGAGGTCGGCGGCCTGCTGTACGACTCGGGCGAACGCCCCTCGCCGGGCGTCGTCGAGGTCCACGGCGGCCCCCACTTCCAGTCCCAGCGGCGGTTCAACGTCCACGTCCAGTTCCTCGTCAGCGAGGGGTACACCGTCCTCCGACCGAACTACCGCGGCTCGACCGGCCGAGGGCGAGAGTTCAAGCGTGCGATCCGCGGCGACTGGGGCGGGAAAGAGCAGGCGGACATCGCGGCCGCCGGGCGGTGGCTCAAAGCCCGGGACTGGGTCGACGCGGACCGCGTCGCCGTGATGGGCGGCTCCTACGGCGGCTACGCCGCGTACTGCCAGCTCGTGCAGTATCCGACGCTGTGGGCCGCCGCCGTCCCGTGGGTCGGGATCACCGACCTCCACGCGCTGTACGAGGAGGACATGCCCCACTTCAAGACGACCCTCCGGCAGCAGATGGGCGACCCCGAGGCGAACCACGACCTCTGGCGCGAGCGCTCGCCCGTCGAGCACGTCGGGAACGTCGAGCGCCCGTTCTGCGTCGTCCACGGCGTCAACGACCCGCGCTGTCCGGTCTCGCAGGCGCGGCTGTTCCGGGACGCCGTCGAGGACGAACTCGGCTGGACCGCCGGCAGGGAGTTCGCGTACCACGAACTCGACGAGGAGGGCCACGGCTCCAGCGACCAGGACCAGAAGGTACGGACGTTCCGACACATCGCCGACTTCCTAGACGAGCGCGTGTAG
- a CDS encoding ATP-binding protein: protein MNDGALDVVEFLLTARVYDDERDLDENDLPPRYRSVFWTDGDGDDPGGVQRPLSVTNSTARAATGVDRPWDAVSDLMFTEREEFSGTISFTQPEMAEEWFLDRVDDERLASNPTLAYRFEDETGVDYETARDENRPIQADRVWIDSLLAEYFEDEEEQEMLELVDIRAPEEIEMTLDDLVLTDDQEGEINKIVKAIEHREYLAQIGLREIGKLLFVGPPGTGKTSTARALAQDLDLPFVEVKLSMITSQYLGETAKNVEKVFEVAKRLSPCILFMDEFDFVAKTRASDEHAAIKRAVNTLLKSIDDISLIQDDVLLIGATNHPDQLDAAAWRRFDEIVNFPKPDRGMRADILRVITRAMDIEEFDPDGIAELTEGLTGSDLRMVLREAVLDALTEERTTLTQADLEAAVEDFEERDTLKNMDMIEGDHDALVAGGDIGGSDHDHGHDH from the coding sequence ATGAACGACGGGGCGCTTGACGTCGTCGAGTTCCTCCTGACGGCCAGGGTGTACGACGACGAACGCGATCTGGACGAGAACGACCTGCCGCCGCGCTACCGGTCCGTGTTCTGGACCGACGGGGACGGCGACGACCCGGGAGGGGTACAGCGGCCCCTCTCCGTGACCAACAGCACCGCCCGAGCCGCGACCGGCGTCGACCGGCCGTGGGACGCGGTGTCCGACCTCATGTTCACGGAGCGCGAGGAGTTCTCGGGAACCATCTCGTTCACCCAGCCCGAGATGGCCGAGGAGTGGTTCCTCGACCGCGTCGACGACGAGCGCCTGGCGAGCAACCCGACGCTCGCCTACCGGTTCGAGGACGAGACGGGGGTCGACTACGAGACCGCCCGCGACGAGAACCGCCCGATACAGGCCGACCGGGTGTGGATCGACAGCCTGCTCGCCGAGTACTTCGAGGACGAGGAGGAGCAGGAGATGCTCGAACTCGTCGACATCCGCGCCCCCGAGGAGATCGAGATGACGCTCGACGACCTGGTGCTGACCGACGACCAGGAGGGCGAGATCAACAAGATCGTCAAGGCGATCGAACACCGCGAGTACCTCGCCCAGATCGGCCTGCGGGAGATCGGGAAGCTCCTCTTCGTCGGCCCGCCGGGCACCGGAAAGACCTCCACGGCGCGGGCGCTGGCCCAGGATCTGGACCTCCCCTTCGTCGAGGTGAAGCTGTCGATGATCACGAGCCAGTACCTCGGCGAGACAGCGAAGAACGTCGAGAAGGTGTTCGAGGTGGCAAAGCGGCTCTCCCCCTGTATCCTCTTCATGGACGAGTTCGACTTCGTCGCCAAGACGCGCGCCTCCGACGAGCACGCGGCGATCAAGCGGGCGGTCAACACGCTGCTGAAGAGCATCGACGACATCTCGCTGATCCAGGACGACGTGTTGCTCATCGGCGCGACGAACCACCCCGACCAGCTCGACGCGGCGGCGTGGCGGCGCTTCGACGAGATCGTCAACTTCCCCAAGCCGGACCGCGGGATGCGGGCCGACATCCTCCGGGTGATCACCCGGGCGATGGACATCGAGGAGTTCGACCCCGACGGGATCGCCGAACTGACCGAGGGGCTGACCGGCAGCGACCTGCGGATGGTGCTGCGCGAGGCGGTGCTGGACGCGCTCACCGAGGAGCGGACGACGCTCACACAGGCCGACCTGGAGGCCGCCGTCGAGGACTTCGAGGAGCGGGACACGTTGAAGAACATGGACATGATCGAGGGCGACCACGACGCCCTCGTCGCCGGCGGCGACATCGGCGGCTCCGACCACGACCACGGCCACGACCACTGA
- the ahbB gene encoding siroheme decarboxylase subunit beta, translating to MSLQSGDWRERIDDRDAALIDGFQSGFPVEPRPFRAVADAIGTDEADALARVERLADEGIFRRFGAVLNPPVIGSSTLAAVSAPADRFDEVAEVINGYQQVNHNYRRDHEWNMWFVVTAGSLERRDAILAEIEDETGCEVLNLPMLTDYYIDLEFPVVNGDRFARESLAETEVDATRISENATGDLTDFEKEILLEIQDGFPLTATPYGDVADALGADTEDVLAAVETLRDDGCIKRIGCIVNHVVTGFDSNCMVVWDVPDDELDERGTAVGRLPYVTLCYHRPRREAQGWPYSVFTMIHGRDPDAVDEKIDELAAEHLPYDHERLYSTETLKQTGARYEDLV from the coding sequence ATGAGCCTACAGTCGGGCGACTGGCGCGAGCGGATCGACGACCGCGACGCCGCGCTGATCGACGGGTTCCAGAGCGGATTCCCGGTCGAACCCCGACCGTTCCGCGCCGTCGCCGACGCCATCGGGACCGACGAGGCGGACGCGCTCGCTCGCGTCGAGCGCCTCGCCGACGAGGGCATCTTCCGGCGGTTCGGCGCGGTGCTGAACCCGCCCGTCATCGGCAGTTCGACGCTGGCGGCCGTGAGCGCGCCCGCGGACCGCTTCGACGAGGTCGCGGAGGTCATCAACGGCTACCAGCAGGTGAACCACAACTACCGGCGCGACCACGAGTGGAACATGTGGTTCGTCGTCACCGCCGGGTCGCTTGAGCGTCGCGACGCGATCCTCGCCGAGATCGAGGACGAGACCGGCTGCGAGGTGCTGAACCTGCCGATGCTGACTGACTACTACATCGACCTGGAGTTCCCCGTCGTCAACGGCGACCGGTTCGCGCGGGAGAGTCTCGCCGAGACGGAAGTGGACGCAACCCGCATCAGCGAGAACGCGACCGGCGACCTCACCGACTTCGAGAAGGAGATACTGCTGGAGATTCAGGACGGCTTCCCGCTGACCGCGACGCCGTACGGCGACGTGGCCGACGCGCTCGGCGCGGATACCGAGGACGTGCTCGCCGCCGTCGAAACCCTGCGCGACGACGGCTGCATCAAGCGGATCGGCTGCATCGTCAACCACGTCGTCACCGGGTTCGACAGCAACTGCATGGTCGTCTGGGACGTGCCCGACGACGAACTCGACGAACGGGGCACGGCCGTCGGCCGCCTGCCGTACGTGACGCTGTGCTACCACCGCCCGCGCCGCGAGGCGCAGGGGTGGCCCTACAGCGTGTTCACGATGATCCACGGCCGGGACCCCGACGCGGTCGACGAGAAGATAGACGAACTCGCGGCCGAGCACCTGCCGTACGACCACGAGCGGCTGTACTCGACCGAGACGCTGAAACAGACCGGGGCGCGCTACGAGGACCTGGTGTAG
- a CDS encoding MBL fold metallo-hydrolase: MEVTLLGTGDTTGTPTPGCDCETCERARERGVERTRFSVHVRNERTGESLLVDASPDFRHQFLEQGVDLPDAVLVTHIHFDHLDGLGNAYRLLDGAPVYAADETDPATGQSVVAAIEERYDYLDAVEPTARSPLVPFRACGFDVTLVPVDHPPLLCYGVVIEDPETGVKLSLSGDTTYDVPAASRERLADPDLLLADGIVPASLAEHHPIGGQHEDDDGVPRTFGTKHMTREGALALADDLDADRTRVVHVAHFYPADEAFAEPLAVDGEVYDL, from the coding sequence ATGGAGGTCACGCTGCTCGGCACCGGCGACACGACGGGGACGCCGACGCCGGGCTGTGACTGCGAGACCTGCGAGCGGGCGCGGGAACGCGGCGTCGAGCGGACGCGCTTCTCGGTCCACGTCCGCAACGAACGCACCGGCGAGTCGCTGCTGGTCGACGCCAGCCCCGACTTCCGACACCAGTTCCTCGAACAGGGGGTCGACCTGCCCGACGCCGTCCTCGTCACGCACATCCACTTCGACCACCTCGACGGGCTCGGCAACGCCTACCGCCTGCTCGACGGCGCGCCGGTGTACGCCGCCGACGAGACGGACCCGGCGACCGGCCAGAGCGTCGTCGCGGCCATCGAGGAGCGCTACGACTACCTCGACGCCGTCGAGCCGACGGCGCGCTCGCCGCTGGTGCCGTTTCGGGCCTGCGGCTTCGACGTGACGCTGGTGCCGGTCGACCACCCGCCGCTGCTCTGCTACGGCGTCGTGATCGAGGACCCCGAGACGGGCGTGAAGCTCTCGCTGTCGGGCGACACGACGTACGACGTGCCGGCGGCCTCGCGCGAGCGCCTCGCCGACCCGGACCTCCTGCTGGCCGACGGCATCGTCCCGGCAAGCCTCGCCGAACACCACCCCATCGGCGGCCAGCACGAGGACGACGACGGCGTCCCGCGGACGTTCGGCACGAAGCACATGACCCGCGAGGGCGCGCTGGCGCTCGCCGACGACCTGGACGCCGACCGGACGCGGGTCGTCCACGTCGCGCACTTCTACCCGGCCGACGAGGCGTTCGCGGAACCGCTCGCCGTCGACGGGGAGGTGTACGACCTGTGA
- a CDS encoding flippase activity-associated protein Agl23, with product MTGRPSLPDALSGRRGTALAVVAVTLFGLVARLYDLGARVAHQDESRVAYWTLRYLETGVHEYRPIVHGPFLPLVESKLFAVLGPTDFAMRLSVALVGAALPLSAWLFRDRLRDSEVVALALVLAFNPILLYYSRFMRVDVPLAAFTFFALGLFVRWYDTRKHRYLFAATASYAVSFVTKENALVYALCFLGAAALLLDHRLFLSRVRGREPFDELRRYARGALTFDPVAALSRDDRGELLRGLPDAVRARKTGILLSVAVVLEFFAIVVFFYAPRKGGYPIGSDTEGIGLYWSLEELAAGDPGMFIAVVQEALVGSWWKFMGLWGEGSSHEFLRFWNDYVRTMEQGAAVLLALAVVGFVADRYSDNGPRDLVALGGYIGAVSVFGYPIITDIPAPWATIHAIVPLAIPAAVGLALIGRWGRDAYADGDGIGVAAAVVLVLLLVAQVGGAAMDTSFRNPADPDNELVQYAQSSSDMKPTLSEINRIAREHGNGTDVLFYGHEFNSPNESVNQQPPASPGGWFGRLPLAWYFEAEQHRLADEDAEFVVNSTTTTSDFVDDPPPVIISTRTDAGAYETDLEGYRVHQYQRYLHSSDFVIFIDESYLNGSA from the coding sequence ATGACCGGACGGCCCTCGCTCCCGGACGCCCTCTCCGGCCGCCGCGGGACGGCGCTCGCGGTCGTCGCCGTCACCCTGTTCGGCCTCGTCGCCCGCCTCTACGACCTCGGCGCGCGGGTCGCCCACCAGGACGAGTCACGCGTCGCCTACTGGACGCTGCGGTACCTCGAAACCGGCGTCCACGAGTATCGGCCCATCGTCCACGGCCCCTTCCTCCCGCTCGTCGAGAGCAAACTGTTCGCCGTGCTCGGCCCGACCGACTTCGCGATGCGGCTGTCGGTCGCGCTGGTCGGCGCGGCCCTGCCGCTGTCGGCGTGGCTGTTCCGCGACCGGCTGCGCGACAGCGAGGTGGTCGCGCTCGCGCTCGTGCTCGCCTTCAATCCCATCCTGCTGTACTACTCGCGGTTCATGCGGGTCGACGTGCCGCTGGCCGCGTTCACGTTCTTCGCGCTGGGGCTGTTCGTCCGCTGGTACGACACGCGCAAGCACCGCTACCTGTTCGCGGCGACGGCGTCGTACGCCGTCTCCTTCGTGACGAAGGAGAACGCGCTGGTGTACGCGCTCTGTTTCCTCGGTGCGGCCGCGCTGCTGCTTGACCACCGGCTCTTCCTGTCCCGGGTCCGCGGCCGTGAGCCGTTCGACGAACTGCGCCGCTACGCCCGCGGCGCGCTCACGTTCGACCCGGTCGCCGCGCTGTCGCGGGACGACCGCGGCGAACTCCTGCGCGGGCTCCCCGACGCGGTCCGCGCCCGAAAGACCGGCATCCTCCTGTCGGTCGCCGTCGTGCTGGAGTTTTTCGCCATCGTCGTGTTCTTCTACGCGCCGCGGAAGGGCGGCTATCCGATCGGCAGCGACACGGAGGGGATCGGCCTCTACTGGTCGCTGGAGGAACTCGCCGCCGGCGACCCGGGGATGTTCATCGCCGTCGTGCAGGAGGCGCTGGTCGGCTCCTGGTGGAAGTTCATGGGGCTCTGGGGGGAGGGCTCGTCGCACGAGTTCCTCCGCTTCTGGAACGACTACGTCCGGACGATGGAGCAGGGCGCGGCCGTCCTCCTCGCGCTCGCCGTCGTCGGCTTCGTCGCCGACCGGTACTCGGACAACGGCCCACGTGACCTCGTCGCGCTCGGCGGCTACATCGGCGCGGTGAGCGTCTTCGGCTACCCGATCATCACCGACATCCCCGCGCCGTGGGCGACGATCCACGCGATCGTTCCCCTCGCCATCCCGGCGGCGGTCGGCCTCGCGCTGATCGGCCGCTGGGGGCGCGACGCCTACGCCGACGGCGACGGGATCGGCGTCGCGGCGGCGGTCGTCCTCGTCCTCCTGCTCGTGGCGCAGGTCGGCGGGGCGGCGATGGACACCAGCTTCCGGAACCCGGCCGACCCGGACAACGAACTCGTCCAGTACGCCCAGTCGTCCTCCGACATGAAGCCGACGCTGTCGGAGATCAACCGGATCGCCCGCGAGCACGGGAACGGGACGGACGTGCTGTTCTACGGCCACGAGTTCAACTCGCCGAACGAGTCGGTCAACCAGCAGCCACCGGCCAGTCCGGGCGGCTGGTTCGGCCGCCTGCCGCTCGCGTGGTACTTCGAGGCCGAGCAACACCGGCTGGCCGACGAGGACGCCGAGTTCGTCGTGAACAGCACGACGACGACGAGCGATTTCGTCGACGACCCGCCGCCGGTGATCATCTCGACGCGGACCGACGCCGGGGCCTACGAGACTGACCTGGAGGGGTACCGCGTCCACCAGTATCAGCGCTATCTCCACAGCAGCGACTTCGTGATCTTCATCGACGAGTCGTATCTGAACGGGTCGGCGTGA
- a CDS encoding DUF7537 family lipoprotein, whose protein sequence is MARYETPSVRTTLATLFVGVLVLTAGCSAAGIFGGGGDGDNGSIEPYTDSGDELDGEMLNESHTEAIESAGSYTLGYNVTLSGSNSSLVQNTRGQVDLENDRQYAVQFVSLFGNRTTYRYTADGTTYQRIVPENGETQYQTSNGSTTASPAINTNNVDAFEWEQQGTETVDGVGVTRYEATGVANYSALPTAPSEANASDVSATLLVSEDGVMHEYTLDYTQESSGATQEISLRYAATEVGSTTVEEPDWLDEARN, encoded by the coding sequence ATGGCACGTTACGAAACGCCCTCCGTCCGGACGACGCTTGCGACGCTGTTCGTCGGAGTGCTCGTTCTGACCGCCGGCTGCTCGGCCGCGGGCATCTTCGGCGGGGGCGGCGACGGCGACAACGGTAGCATCGAGCCGTACACCGACTCGGGCGACGAACTCGACGGCGAGATGCTGAACGAGAGCCACACCGAGGCGATCGAGTCGGCCGGCTCGTACACGCTCGGATACAACGTCACGCTGAGCGGTTCCAACTCCTCGCTCGTCCAGAACACCCGCGGGCAGGTCGACCTGGAGAACGACCGTCAGTACGCCGTCCAGTTCGTCAGCCTGTTCGGCAACCGGACGACCTACCGCTACACGGCTGACGGCACGACCTACCAGCGGATCGTTCCCGAGAACGGCGAGACGCAGTACCAGACGAGCAACGGCTCGACGACCGCATCGCCCGCGATCAACACGAACAACGTCGACGCGTTCGAGTGGGAACAGCAGGGGACTGAGACGGTCGACGGCGTCGGCGTCACGCGGTACGAGGCGACGGGCGTCGCCAACTACAGCGCACTCCCGACCGCCCCGAGCGAGGCGAACGCAAGCGACGTGTCCGCGACGCTGCTCGTGAGCGAGGACGGCGTCATGCACGAGTACACGCTCGACTACACGCAGGAAAGCTCGGGCGCGACGCAGGAGATCTCGCTCCGGTACGCGGCCACCGAGGTCGGCTCGACGACCGTCGAGGAGCCGGACTGGCTCGACGAGGCGCGGAACTAG